A window of Phyllopteryx taeniolatus isolate TA_2022b chromosome 19, UOR_Ptae_1.2, whole genome shotgun sequence contains these coding sequences:
- the nhlrc2 gene encoding NHL repeat-containing protein 2 isoform X1: MASGCSLSTLFPLQSVLDGALDDSATQESMEALVYEYLKDIDEREELKMPDFETGLEWLNTEGPLSFNRELAGKVVLLDFFTYCCINCMHILPDLHHLEQKHSVQDGLVIVGVHSAKFPNEKVLDNVRNAVLRYDIRHPVVNDGEACLWHQLEVSCWPTQVLVGPRGNLLFSLVGEGHRDRLAVFADVSLRYYREKKLLRLHPVGVKLYRDSLPPSILSFPGKVCMDHGSDRLAIADTGHHRILVVSSTCQLLHIIGGHESGRRDGSLSEASFNSPQGVAMKGDVVYVADTENHLIRKIDLSEGRVSTLAGLGVQGTDKAGGAMGDQQPISSPWDVALGSAGGVEDNVLWVAMAGTHQIWALFLADGKLPKGSESKTGTCVRWAGSGSEENRNNAYPHKAGFAQPSGLAVAPEEPWNCLFVADSESSTVRTLALKDGAVKLLVGGERDPTEILHFVSCHSLNQNLFAFGDVDGKGVDAKLQHPLGVAWSPQQNLLYVADSYNHKIKVVDPKTKQCSTLAGTGESGDTVGPDFITSRFNEPGGICVGAGGKHLYIADTNNHQVKVLNLHSKIVSLFLISSDCTDSTPAKAKGPTKTPKIPRGAVRVDMPPVSVSAGQTLVMSLALSLPEGAKLTDEAPSCWALSAEGDEWLLDAQAVTGAITDLSKPLHVTAKLPEVPKKVHAGLTLSVWLYFCTAAGATCTMRAAAFYQPLQLSDIPATGEVTVTLTHFL, translated from the exons ATGGCTTCAGGTTGCAGCTTGTCAACTCTTTTTCCTCTTCAAAGTGTACTCGACGGCGCCTTAGATGACTCCGCGACACAAGAGTCGATGGAAGCTCTCGTCTACGAGTATTTAAAAGACATAGACGAGAGGGAAGAACTCAAGATGCCCGACTTTGAGACAG GTCTGGAATGGCTAAACACAGAGGGCCCTCTGTCTTTCAACAGGGAGCTGGCGGGAAAAGTGGTGCTGCTGGACTTCTTTACCTACTGCTGCATCAACTGCATGCACATCCTGCCGGACCTTCACCACCTAGAGCAGAAGCACTCAGTCCAAG ATGGATTGGTTATTGTTGGCGTACATTCGGCCAAATTCCCCAATGAAAAG GTTCTGGACAACGTCCGCAACGCCGTGCTTCGGTACGACATCCGCCACCCGGTAGTGAACGATGGCGAGGCGTGTCTTTGGCACCAGCTGGAGGTCTCCTGCTGGCCCACGCAAGTGCTGGTGGGCCCACGGGGCAACCTGCTCTTCTCGCTGGTGGGCGAGGGCCACCGCGACAGGTTGGCGGTTTTTGCCGACGTCAGCCTCCGTTATTACCGGGAGAAGAAGCTGCTGCGGCTGCACCCGGTGGGCGTCAAGCTCTACCGGGACTCCCTGCCCCCCAGCATCCTGTCTTTTCCCGGGAAAGTCTGCATGGATCACGGCAGCGACAGGCTGGCCATCGCTGACACCGGACATCACCGGATCCTGGTGGTGTCCTCTACTTGTCAGTTGTTACACATCATTGGAG GACATGAAAGTGGAAGGCGAGACGGCTCGTTGTCTGAAGCCTCCTTCAACTCCCCTCAGGGTGTAGCCATGAAGGGCGACGTGGTGTACGTGGCCGACACTGAGAACCACCTCATCCGAAAG ATCGACCTGTCGGAGGGGCGGGTGAGCACACTGGCCGGCCTCGGTGTCCAGGGTACCGACAAAGCCGGCGGTGCGATGGGAGatcagcagccaatcagctctcCTTGGGACGTAGCGCTTGGCTCAGCCG gtgGCGTTGAGGACAATGTGCTGTGGGTGGCCATGGCAGGAACCCATCAGATTTGGGCTTTGTTCCTAGCAGATGGAAAACTGCCCAAAGGAAG CGAGTCCAAGACGGGGACGTGCGTGCGATGGGCAGGTAGCGGCAGCGAGGAGAACCGGAACAACGCCTACCCGCACAAGGCGGGCTTCGCCCAGCCCTCGGGCTTGGCCGTGGCCCCCGAGGAGCCGTGGAACTGCCTTTTCGTGGCCGACAGCGAAAGCAGCACCGTTCGCACTCTGGCGCTGAAGGACGGTGCGGTCAAGCTCCTGGTTGGCGGTGAGAGAGACCCGACG GAAATATTGCACTTTGTGTCCTGCCACTCTTTGAACCAGAACCTATTTGCTTTCGGGGATGTGGACGGGAAGGGCGTGGACGCCAAGCTGCAGCATCCGCTCGGCGTGGCGTGGTCCCCGCAGCAAAACTTGCTCTATGTAGCCGACTCCTACAACCACAAG ATTAAAGTGGTGGACCCCAAGACGAAGCAGTGCAGCACTCTGGCCGGAACAGGAGAATCAGGCGACACTGTGGGTCCTGACTTCATCACGTCCCGCTTCAATGAGCCCGGCGGAATCTGCGTGGGCGCCGGTGGCAAACACCTCTATATCGCTGACACAAACAACCACCAAGTCAAAGTACTGAACCTCCACTCCAAGATTGTCTCACTG TTCCTTATTTCCTCAGACTGCACAGACTCGACTCCTGCCAAAGCAAAGGGTCCCACCAAAACCCCCAAGATTCCCCGAGGGGCCGTCAGAGTAGACATGCCGCCAGTGTCGGTGAGTGCCGGGCAAACCCTCGTCATGTCGCTCGCGCTGTCGCTTCCCGAAGGAGCCAAACTCACCGACGAGGCGCCGAGCTGCTGGGCCCTCTCCGCCGAAG GTGATGAGTGGCTGCTAGATGCTCAGGCGGTCACCGGCGCTATCACGGATCTGTCGAAGCCGCTGCACGTCACCGCCAAACTTCCGGAAGTTCCCAAGAAAGTACATGCGGGCCTCACGCTGAGCGTCTGGCTGTATTTCTGCACGGCGGCGGGAGCGACCTGCACCATGAGAGCGGCGGCTTTCTACCAGCCTCTCCAGCTAAGTGACATTCCTGCCACAGGGGAAGTCACTGTGACTTTGACGcatttcctctaa
- the nhlrc2 gene encoding NHL repeat-containing protein 2 isoform X2, which yields MASGCSLSTLFPLQSVLDGALDDSATQESMEALVYEYLKDIDEREELKMPDFETGLEWLNTEGPLSFNRELAGKVVLLDFFTYCCINCMHILPDLHHLEQKHSVQDGLVIVGVHSAKFPNEKVLDNVRNAVLRYDIRHPVVNDGEACLWHQLEVSCWPTQVLVGPRGNLLFSLVGEGHRDRLAVFADVSLRYYREKKLLRLHPVGVKLYRDSLPPSILSFPGKVCMDHGSDRLAIADTGHHRILVVSSTCQLLHIIGGHESGRRDGSLSEASFNSPQGVAMKGDVVYVADTENHLIRKIDLSEGRVSTLAGLGVQGTDKAGGAMGDQQPISSPWDVALGSAGGVEDNVLWVAMAGTHQIWALFLADGKLPKGSESKTGTCVRWAGSGSEENRNNAYPHKAGFAQPSGLAVAPEEPWNCLFVADSESSTVRTLALKDGAVKLLVGGERDPTNLFAFGDVDGKGVDAKLQHPLGVAWSPQQNLLYVADSYNHKIKVVDPKTKQCSTLAGTGESGDTVGPDFITSRFNEPGGICVGAGGKHLYIADTNNHQVKVLNLHSKIVSLFLISSDCTDSTPAKAKGPTKTPKIPRGAVRVDMPPVSVSAGQTLVMSLALSLPEGAKLTDEAPSCWALSAEGDEWLLDAQAVTGAITDLSKPLHVTAKLPEVPKKVHAGLTLSVWLYFCTAAGATCTMRAAAFYQPLQLSDIPATGEVTVTLTHFL from the exons ATGGCTTCAGGTTGCAGCTTGTCAACTCTTTTTCCTCTTCAAAGTGTACTCGACGGCGCCTTAGATGACTCCGCGACACAAGAGTCGATGGAAGCTCTCGTCTACGAGTATTTAAAAGACATAGACGAGAGGGAAGAACTCAAGATGCCCGACTTTGAGACAG GTCTGGAATGGCTAAACACAGAGGGCCCTCTGTCTTTCAACAGGGAGCTGGCGGGAAAAGTGGTGCTGCTGGACTTCTTTACCTACTGCTGCATCAACTGCATGCACATCCTGCCGGACCTTCACCACCTAGAGCAGAAGCACTCAGTCCAAG ATGGATTGGTTATTGTTGGCGTACATTCGGCCAAATTCCCCAATGAAAAG GTTCTGGACAACGTCCGCAACGCCGTGCTTCGGTACGACATCCGCCACCCGGTAGTGAACGATGGCGAGGCGTGTCTTTGGCACCAGCTGGAGGTCTCCTGCTGGCCCACGCAAGTGCTGGTGGGCCCACGGGGCAACCTGCTCTTCTCGCTGGTGGGCGAGGGCCACCGCGACAGGTTGGCGGTTTTTGCCGACGTCAGCCTCCGTTATTACCGGGAGAAGAAGCTGCTGCGGCTGCACCCGGTGGGCGTCAAGCTCTACCGGGACTCCCTGCCCCCCAGCATCCTGTCTTTTCCCGGGAAAGTCTGCATGGATCACGGCAGCGACAGGCTGGCCATCGCTGACACCGGACATCACCGGATCCTGGTGGTGTCCTCTACTTGTCAGTTGTTACACATCATTGGAG GACATGAAAGTGGAAGGCGAGACGGCTCGTTGTCTGAAGCCTCCTTCAACTCCCCTCAGGGTGTAGCCATGAAGGGCGACGTGGTGTACGTGGCCGACACTGAGAACCACCTCATCCGAAAG ATCGACCTGTCGGAGGGGCGGGTGAGCACACTGGCCGGCCTCGGTGTCCAGGGTACCGACAAAGCCGGCGGTGCGATGGGAGatcagcagccaatcagctctcCTTGGGACGTAGCGCTTGGCTCAGCCG gtgGCGTTGAGGACAATGTGCTGTGGGTGGCCATGGCAGGAACCCATCAGATTTGGGCTTTGTTCCTAGCAGATGGAAAACTGCCCAAAGGAAG CGAGTCCAAGACGGGGACGTGCGTGCGATGGGCAGGTAGCGGCAGCGAGGAGAACCGGAACAACGCCTACCCGCACAAGGCGGGCTTCGCCCAGCCCTCGGGCTTGGCCGTGGCCCCCGAGGAGCCGTGGAACTGCCTTTTCGTGGCCGACAGCGAAAGCAGCACCGTTCGCACTCTGGCGCTGAAGGACGGTGCGGTCAAGCTCCTGGTTGGCGGTGAGAGAGACCCGACG AACCTATTTGCTTTCGGGGATGTGGACGGGAAGGGCGTGGACGCCAAGCTGCAGCATCCGCTCGGCGTGGCGTGGTCCCCGCAGCAAAACTTGCTCTATGTAGCCGACTCCTACAACCACAAG ATTAAAGTGGTGGACCCCAAGACGAAGCAGTGCAGCACTCTGGCCGGAACAGGAGAATCAGGCGACACTGTGGGTCCTGACTTCATCACGTCCCGCTTCAATGAGCCCGGCGGAATCTGCGTGGGCGCCGGTGGCAAACACCTCTATATCGCTGACACAAACAACCACCAAGTCAAAGTACTGAACCTCCACTCCAAGATTGTCTCACTG TTCCTTATTTCCTCAGACTGCACAGACTCGACTCCTGCCAAAGCAAAGGGTCCCACCAAAACCCCCAAGATTCCCCGAGGGGCCGTCAGAGTAGACATGCCGCCAGTGTCGGTGAGTGCCGGGCAAACCCTCGTCATGTCGCTCGCGCTGTCGCTTCCCGAAGGAGCCAAACTCACCGACGAGGCGCCGAGCTGCTGGGCCCTCTCCGCCGAAG GTGATGAGTGGCTGCTAGATGCTCAGGCGGTCACCGGCGCTATCACGGATCTGTCGAAGCCGCTGCACGTCACCGCCAAACTTCCGGAAGTTCCCAAGAAAGTACATGCGGGCCTCACGCTGAGCGTCTGGCTGTATTTCTGCACGGCGGCGGGAGCGACCTGCACCATGAGAGCGGCGGCTTTCTACCAGCCTCTCCAGCTAAGTGACATTCCTGCCACAGGGGAAGTCACTGTGACTTTGACGcatttcctctaa
- the nhlrc2 gene encoding NHL repeat-containing protein 2 isoform X3, producing MHVFGMWEETGVPGENPRRHGENMQTPHRRGRGLNLAPQNDGLVIVGVHSAKFPNEKVLDNVRNAVLRYDIRHPVVNDGEACLWHQLEVSCWPTQVLVGPRGNLLFSLVGEGHRDRLAVFADVSLRYYREKKLLRLHPVGVKLYRDSLPPSILSFPGKVCMDHGSDRLAIADTGHHRILVVSSTCQLLHIIGGHESGRRDGSLSEASFNSPQGVAMKGDVVYVADTENHLIRKIDLSEGRVSTLAGLGVQGTDKAGGAMGDQQPISSPWDVALGSAGGVEDNVLWVAMAGTHQIWALFLADGKLPKGSESKTGTCVRWAGSGSEENRNNAYPHKAGFAQPSGLAVAPEEPWNCLFVADSESSTVRTLALKDGAVKLLVGGERDPTEILHFVSCHSLNQNLFAFGDVDGKGVDAKLQHPLGVAWSPQQNLLYVADSYNHKIKVVDPKTKQCSTLAGTGESGDTVGPDFITSRFNEPGGICVGAGGKHLYIADTNNHQVKVLNLHSKIVSLFLISSDCTDSTPAKAKGPTKTPKIPRGAVRVDMPPVSVSAGQTLVMSLALSLPEGAKLTDEAPSCWALSAEGDEWLLDAQAVTGAITDLSKPLHVTAKLPEVPKKVHAGLTLSVWLYFCTAAGATCTMRAAAFYQPLQLSDIPATGEVTVTLTHFL from the exons atgcatgtttttgggatgtgggaggaaaccggagtgcccggagaaaacccacgcaggcacggggagaacatgcaaactccacacaggcggggacggggattgaacctcgcacctcagaacg ATGGATTGGTTATTGTTGGCGTACATTCGGCCAAATTCCCCAATGAAAAG GTTCTGGACAACGTCCGCAACGCCGTGCTTCGGTACGACATCCGCCACCCGGTAGTGAACGATGGCGAGGCGTGTCTTTGGCACCAGCTGGAGGTCTCCTGCTGGCCCACGCAAGTGCTGGTGGGCCCACGGGGCAACCTGCTCTTCTCGCTGGTGGGCGAGGGCCACCGCGACAGGTTGGCGGTTTTTGCCGACGTCAGCCTCCGTTATTACCGGGAGAAGAAGCTGCTGCGGCTGCACCCGGTGGGCGTCAAGCTCTACCGGGACTCCCTGCCCCCCAGCATCCTGTCTTTTCCCGGGAAAGTCTGCATGGATCACGGCAGCGACAGGCTGGCCATCGCTGACACCGGACATCACCGGATCCTGGTGGTGTCCTCTACTTGTCAGTTGTTACACATCATTGGAG GACATGAAAGTGGAAGGCGAGACGGCTCGTTGTCTGAAGCCTCCTTCAACTCCCCTCAGGGTGTAGCCATGAAGGGCGACGTGGTGTACGTGGCCGACACTGAGAACCACCTCATCCGAAAG ATCGACCTGTCGGAGGGGCGGGTGAGCACACTGGCCGGCCTCGGTGTCCAGGGTACCGACAAAGCCGGCGGTGCGATGGGAGatcagcagccaatcagctctcCTTGGGACGTAGCGCTTGGCTCAGCCG gtgGCGTTGAGGACAATGTGCTGTGGGTGGCCATGGCAGGAACCCATCAGATTTGGGCTTTGTTCCTAGCAGATGGAAAACTGCCCAAAGGAAG CGAGTCCAAGACGGGGACGTGCGTGCGATGGGCAGGTAGCGGCAGCGAGGAGAACCGGAACAACGCCTACCCGCACAAGGCGGGCTTCGCCCAGCCCTCGGGCTTGGCCGTGGCCCCCGAGGAGCCGTGGAACTGCCTTTTCGTGGCCGACAGCGAAAGCAGCACCGTTCGCACTCTGGCGCTGAAGGACGGTGCGGTCAAGCTCCTGGTTGGCGGTGAGAGAGACCCGACG GAAATATTGCACTTTGTGTCCTGCCACTCTTTGAACCAGAACCTATTTGCTTTCGGGGATGTGGACGGGAAGGGCGTGGACGCCAAGCTGCAGCATCCGCTCGGCGTGGCGTGGTCCCCGCAGCAAAACTTGCTCTATGTAGCCGACTCCTACAACCACAAG ATTAAAGTGGTGGACCCCAAGACGAAGCAGTGCAGCACTCTGGCCGGAACAGGAGAATCAGGCGACACTGTGGGTCCTGACTTCATCACGTCCCGCTTCAATGAGCCCGGCGGAATCTGCGTGGGCGCCGGTGGCAAACACCTCTATATCGCTGACACAAACAACCACCAAGTCAAAGTACTGAACCTCCACTCCAAGATTGTCTCACTG TTCCTTATTTCCTCAGACTGCACAGACTCGACTCCTGCCAAAGCAAAGGGTCCCACCAAAACCCCCAAGATTCCCCGAGGGGCCGTCAGAGTAGACATGCCGCCAGTGTCGGTGAGTGCCGGGCAAACCCTCGTCATGTCGCTCGCGCTGTCGCTTCCCGAAGGAGCCAAACTCACCGACGAGGCGCCGAGCTGCTGGGCCCTCTCCGCCGAAG GTGATGAGTGGCTGCTAGATGCTCAGGCGGTCACCGGCGCTATCACGGATCTGTCGAAGCCGCTGCACGTCACCGCCAAACTTCCGGAAGTTCCCAAGAAAGTACATGCGGGCCTCACGCTGAGCGTCTGGCTGTATTTCTGCACGGCGGCGGGAGCGACCTGCACCATGAGAGCGGCGGCTTTCTACCAGCCTCTCCAGCTAAGTGACATTCCTGCCACAGGGGAAGTCACTGTGACTTTGACGcatttcctctaa
- the nhlrc2 gene encoding NHL repeat-containing protein 2 isoform X4, which yields MNVLSDGLVIVGVHSAKFPNEKVLDNVRNAVLRYDIRHPVVNDGEACLWHQLEVSCWPTQVLVGPRGNLLFSLVGEGHRDRLAVFADVSLRYYREKKLLRLHPVGVKLYRDSLPPSILSFPGKVCMDHGSDRLAIADTGHHRILVVSSTCQLLHIIGGHESGRRDGSLSEASFNSPQGVAMKGDVVYVADTENHLIRKIDLSEGRVSTLAGLGVQGTDKAGGAMGDQQPISSPWDVALGSAGGVEDNVLWVAMAGTHQIWALFLADGKLPKGSESKTGTCVRWAGSGSEENRNNAYPHKAGFAQPSGLAVAPEEPWNCLFVADSESSTVRTLALKDGAVKLLVGGERDPTEILHFVSCHSLNQNLFAFGDVDGKGVDAKLQHPLGVAWSPQQNLLYVADSYNHKIKVVDPKTKQCSTLAGTGESGDTVGPDFITSRFNEPGGICVGAGGKHLYIADTNNHQVKVLNLHSKIVSLFLISSDCTDSTPAKAKGPTKTPKIPRGAVRVDMPPVSVSAGQTLVMSLALSLPEGAKLTDEAPSCWALSAEGDEWLLDAQAVTGAITDLSKPLHVTAKLPEVPKKVHAGLTLSVWLYFCTAAGATCTMRAAAFYQPLQLSDIPATGEVTVTLTHFL from the exons ATGAATGTCCTTTCAGATGGATTGGTTATTGTTGGCGTACATTCGGCCAAATTCCCCAATGAAAAG GTTCTGGACAACGTCCGCAACGCCGTGCTTCGGTACGACATCCGCCACCCGGTAGTGAACGATGGCGAGGCGTGTCTTTGGCACCAGCTGGAGGTCTCCTGCTGGCCCACGCAAGTGCTGGTGGGCCCACGGGGCAACCTGCTCTTCTCGCTGGTGGGCGAGGGCCACCGCGACAGGTTGGCGGTTTTTGCCGACGTCAGCCTCCGTTATTACCGGGAGAAGAAGCTGCTGCGGCTGCACCCGGTGGGCGTCAAGCTCTACCGGGACTCCCTGCCCCCCAGCATCCTGTCTTTTCCCGGGAAAGTCTGCATGGATCACGGCAGCGACAGGCTGGCCATCGCTGACACCGGACATCACCGGATCCTGGTGGTGTCCTCTACTTGTCAGTTGTTACACATCATTGGAG GACATGAAAGTGGAAGGCGAGACGGCTCGTTGTCTGAAGCCTCCTTCAACTCCCCTCAGGGTGTAGCCATGAAGGGCGACGTGGTGTACGTGGCCGACACTGAGAACCACCTCATCCGAAAG ATCGACCTGTCGGAGGGGCGGGTGAGCACACTGGCCGGCCTCGGTGTCCAGGGTACCGACAAAGCCGGCGGTGCGATGGGAGatcagcagccaatcagctctcCTTGGGACGTAGCGCTTGGCTCAGCCG gtgGCGTTGAGGACAATGTGCTGTGGGTGGCCATGGCAGGAACCCATCAGATTTGGGCTTTGTTCCTAGCAGATGGAAAACTGCCCAAAGGAAG CGAGTCCAAGACGGGGACGTGCGTGCGATGGGCAGGTAGCGGCAGCGAGGAGAACCGGAACAACGCCTACCCGCACAAGGCGGGCTTCGCCCAGCCCTCGGGCTTGGCCGTGGCCCCCGAGGAGCCGTGGAACTGCCTTTTCGTGGCCGACAGCGAAAGCAGCACCGTTCGCACTCTGGCGCTGAAGGACGGTGCGGTCAAGCTCCTGGTTGGCGGTGAGAGAGACCCGACG GAAATATTGCACTTTGTGTCCTGCCACTCTTTGAACCAGAACCTATTTGCTTTCGGGGATGTGGACGGGAAGGGCGTGGACGCCAAGCTGCAGCATCCGCTCGGCGTGGCGTGGTCCCCGCAGCAAAACTTGCTCTATGTAGCCGACTCCTACAACCACAAG ATTAAAGTGGTGGACCCCAAGACGAAGCAGTGCAGCACTCTGGCCGGAACAGGAGAATCAGGCGACACTGTGGGTCCTGACTTCATCACGTCCCGCTTCAATGAGCCCGGCGGAATCTGCGTGGGCGCCGGTGGCAAACACCTCTATATCGCTGACACAAACAACCACCAAGTCAAAGTACTGAACCTCCACTCCAAGATTGTCTCACTG TTCCTTATTTCCTCAGACTGCACAGACTCGACTCCTGCCAAAGCAAAGGGTCCCACCAAAACCCCCAAGATTCCCCGAGGGGCCGTCAGAGTAGACATGCCGCCAGTGTCGGTGAGTGCCGGGCAAACCCTCGTCATGTCGCTCGCGCTGTCGCTTCCCGAAGGAGCCAAACTCACCGACGAGGCGCCGAGCTGCTGGGCCCTCTCCGCCGAAG GTGATGAGTGGCTGCTAGATGCTCAGGCGGTCACCGGCGCTATCACGGATCTGTCGAAGCCGCTGCACGTCACCGCCAAACTTCCGGAAGTTCCCAAGAAAGTACATGCGGGCCTCACGCTGAGCGTCTGGCTGTATTTCTGCACGGCGGCGGGAGCGACCTGCACCATGAGAGCGGCGGCTTTCTACCAGCCTCTCCAGCTAAGTGACATTCCTGCCACAGGGGAAGTCACTGTGACTTTGACGcatttcctctaa
- the adrb1 gene encoding beta-1 adrenergic receptor — MGAADPRNGTEPDGGGRPASSEEWVAGMSVLMSLIVLAIVLGNALVIVAIARTQRLQTRTNVFVVSLACADLIMGVLVVPFGAALQLRGAWDYGSFFCEFWISVDVLCVTASIETLCVIAVDRYVAITAPFRYQSLLTRARAKAAVCAVWGVSGLVSFLPILMHWSRDSAHTACYEDPACCDFVTNRAYAVSSSVVSFYLPLVVMVFVYARVYREAKQQLRKIDRCEGRFHIDSSGAGCKRKPPRMAALREHKALKTLGIIMGTFTLCWLPFFVVNVVRVFGAELVDEDLFVFLNWLGYANSAFNPVIYCRSPDFRRAFKRLLCRRARPRKERMLHISSCDLSRYSAGLVVTSSLEPGGGGGTLIGLWTDNGDSSLAGTGRPARSESRF; from the coding sequence ATGGGGGCCGCGGACCCCCGCAACGGCACCGAGCCCGACGGCGGCGGCCGGCCGGCGTCGTCCGAGGAGTGGGTGGCCGGCATGAGCGTCCTGATGTCGCTCATCGTGCTCGCCATCGTGCTGGGCAACGCGCTGGTGATCGTGGCCATCGCCCGGACGCAGCGTCTCCAAACCCGCACCAACGTGTTCGTGGTGTCCCTGGCGTGCGCCGACCTGATAATGGGCGTGCTGGTGGTTCCGTTCGGGGCGGCGCTGCAGCTGCGCGGCGCCTGGGACTACGGCTCGTTCTTCTGCGAGTTCTGGATCTCCGTGGACGTGCTGTGCGTCACGGCCAGCATCGAGACGCTGTGCGTCATCGCCGTGGACCGATACGTGGCCATCACGGCGCCCTTTCGCTACCAGAGTTTGCTCACCAGAGCCCGGGCCAAGGCGGCGGTGTGCGCCGTGTGGGGGGTCTCGGGGCTCGTCTCCTTCCTGCCCATCCTCATGCACTGGTCCCGGGATAGCGCGCACACTGCGTGCTACGAGGACCCGGCGTGCTGCGACTTCGTCACCAACCGGGCGTACGCCGTCTCCTCGTCCGTGGTGTCCTTCTACCTGCCGCTGGTGGTCATGGTGTTCGTGTACGCGCGCGTCTACCGGGAAGCCAAGCAGCAGCTGCGGAAGATCGACCGCTGCGAGGGCCGCTTCCACATCGACTCCAGCGGCGCCGGGTGCAAGAGGAAGCCGCCGCGCATGGCCGCGCTCCGGGAGCACAAGGCGCTCAAGACGCTGGGCATCATCATGGGAACCTTCACCCTGTGCTGGTTGCCCTTCTTCGTGGTCAACGTGGTGCGCGTTTTCGGCGCCGAGCTGGTGGACGAGGACCTGTTCGTCTTCCTCAACTGGCTGGGTTACGCCAACTCGGCGTTCAACCCGGTCATCTACTGCAGGAGTCCGGACTTCCGCAGGGCGTTCAAGAGGCTGCTGTGCCGCCGCGCCCGGCCCCGGAAGGAGCGCATGCTGCACATCAGCTCCTGCGACCTGAGCCGCTACTCGGCCGGCTTGGTGGTGACCTCCTCGCTGGAGCCCGGCGGAGGCGGAGGGACGCTGATCGGCTTGTGGACAGACAACGGCGACAGCAGCCTGGCCGGAACCGGGAGGCCGGCCCGCTCCGAGTCCCGTTTTTGA